One segment of Solanum lycopersicum chromosome 1, SLM_r2.1 DNA contains the following:
- the LOC101266168 gene encoding vacuolar-sorting receptor 3, with amino-acid sequence MGVSKTSKATIFLGFLWLNLFQSVVGRFVVEKNSLRVVSPDDIKGTYDSAIGNFGIPQYGGSIPGTVVYPKENRKGCRNFEDSGTSFKSKSGAMPTFVLVDRGDCFFALKVWNAQNAGAAAVLVADDVDERLITMDSPEADGSSAKYIENITIPSALIEKNFAEKLKKAVSAGEMVNVNLDWREAVPHPDDRVEYELWTSSNDECGFKCDMLMKYVKDFKGAAQILEKGGYTQFTPHYITWYCPQAFTVSKQCKSQCINHGRYCAPDPEQDFSSGYEGKDVVVENLRQLCVFKVANETNKPWVWWDYVTDFQIRCPMKEKKYNKECADAVIKSLGLDSRKIEKCMGDPNADEDNPVLKEEQDAQIGKGTRGDVTILPTLVVNNRQYRGKLEKGAVLKAICAGFEETTEPAVCLSDDVETNECLDNNGGCWKDKAANITACKDTFRGRVCECPVVDGVQFKGDGYSSCTASGRGRCKLNNGGCWHDTRDGHTFSACVDNEEGKCTCPPGFKGDGVKSCEDIDECREKKACQCPECSCKNTWGSYECSCSGELLYIRDHDTCISKRAREVKSAWAAVWAILIGLAMAGGGAYLVYKYRLRSYMDSEIRAIMAQYMPLDSQNEVQSHVNEGHA; translated from the exons atggGGGTTTCTAAGACTTCAAAAGCTACAATCTTTCTAGGGTTTCTTTGGCTGAACCTGTTTCAATCAGTAGTGGGTCGTTTCGTGGTGGAAAAAAACAGCTTAAGGGTCGTTTCACCTGATGATATTAAAGGCACTTACGATAGTGCAATTGGAAACTTTGGGATTCCACAATATGGAGGTAGTATTCCTGGGACTGTGGTTTATCCAAAGGAAAATCGAAAGGGGTGTcgaaattttgaggattctgGGACTTCTTTTAAGTCTAAGTCTGGTGCTATGCCCACTTTTGTTCTCGTCGATCGCGGAG ATTGCTTTTTTGCTCTGAAGGTCTGGAATGCACAAAATGCGGGTGCTGCTGCAGTTCTAGTTGCTGATGATGTCGATGAAAGATTGATAACCATGGACTCGCCTGAAGCAGATGGTTCTTCTGCAAAATACATTGAAAACATAACAATACCATCTGCCCTCATTGAAAAGAACTTTGCGGAGAAGTTGAAGAAAGCTGTAAGTGCAGGGGAAATGGTTAATGTGAATCTTGATTGGAGAGAAGCTGTGCCACACCCAGATGATCGTGTGGAGTATGAGCTCTGGACAAGTAGCAATGATGAATGTGGCTTCAAATGTGACATGTTGATGAAATATGTCAAAGATTTCAAAGGTGCAGCACAAATTCTCGAGAAAGGTGGATATACTCAATTCACACCGCATTATATTACTTGGTATTGCCCTCAGGCATTCACTGTCAGCAAGCAATGCAAGTCTCAATGTATCAACCATGGAAGATATTGTGCTCCTGATCCTGAACAAGATTTCAGCTCTGGATATGAAGGGAAGGACGTTGTTGTTGAGAACTTGAGGCAGTTGTGTGTTTTTAAAGTGGCCAATGAGACAAATAAGCCATGGGTCTGGTGGGATTATGTGACTGATTTTCAGATTCGGTGTCCCATGAAGgagaaaaaatataacaagGAATGTGCTGATGCTGTTATCAAATCTTTAG GTCTTGATTCAAGAAAGATTGAGAAGTGTATGGGAGACCCTAATGCTGATGAGGACAACCCCGTTCTGAAAGAAGAGCAGGATGCCCAA ATTGGTAAAGGAACAAGAGGAGATGTCACCATCTTACCTACTCTTGTTGTCAACAATCGACAATATCGAG GGAAATTGGAGAAGGGTGCTGTTTTGAAGGCTATTTGTGCTGGTTTTGAGGAGACTACTGAGCCTGCAGTTTGTCTGAGCGATG ATGTGGAGACAAATGAATGCCTGGATAATAATGGTGGCTGCTGGAAAGACAAGGCTGCTAATATCACTGCCTGCAAG GACACATTTCGTGGTAGAGTCTGTGAATGTCCTGTGGTTGATGGTGTTCAGTTCAAAGGAGATGGTTATAGCTCTTGTACCG CAAGTGGACGTGGGCGATGCAAACTCAACAATGGAGGCTGTTGGCATGATACTCGAGATGGTCACACTTTCTCTGCTTGTGTG GATAACGAGGAGGGCAAGTGCACCTGTCCTCCAGGGTTTAAAGGTGATGGTGTTAAAAGCTGTGAAG ATATTGATGAATGTAGAGAAAAGAAAGCATGTCAATGCCCTGAATGCAGCTGCAAAAATACATGGGGCAGTTATGAGTGCAGTTGCAGTGGGGAACTACTGTACATCAGAGACCATGATACCTGCATAA GCAAGAGAGCTAGGGAAGTCAAATCGGCATGGGCTGCAGTTTGGGCTATTTTGATTGGATTGGCTATGGCTGGTGGCGGCGCATATCTTGTGTACAAATACAGATTAAGG TCATACATGGATTCAGAGATCAGGGCTATTATGGCACAATATATGCCTCTGGACAGCCAAAACGAAGTCCAAAGTCATGTCAACGAGGGTCATGCTTGA